A single genomic interval of Candidatus Gracilibacteria bacterium harbors:
- a CDS encoding UDP-N-acetylglucosamine 2-epimerase gives MTLHDIQIRDGFWEEIQNNPHTYAHIIMIATKPDIIKQAPLYLELKKRGEMVILAHTGQHYDYNLSEGVLQEFGMTVDIQLNVSGKLHEKFSQIIERLGNFLVKLSGEYDKIPVPYVHGDTLTATTADKAAFLNKFAVVHVEAGIRTFTPNEHFYHRIFTEYMHGDFDWEMYYSYMQNHRIYELGSIEPYPEQFDTRGVEPSTGYFAVPHELYKRTLIDEGFQDDRIEVVGNTVADAVRLSCEKIPTSKAFDLYPNMKGKKPIFITIHRRENCEVRERFLAIYNGIKKLIIEGYPVCFLGLNASEAAIDRYELRADIESLREKYKENFAYGPAFAHHHEVMDILTHAGCVMTDSGSMQEEANIVGLPCVTVRFGSDRTETLLAGANVLAPPVNARLIADITKGAYDNPNMRKGNLYGENVSEKIVNGVLKLLKKEGKLFRLDHERLGVEKYFDWTI, from the coding sequence ATGACTCTACACGATATACAAATCCGCGACGGCTTCTGGGAAGAAATCCAAAATAATCCGCACACATACGCGCATATCATAATGATTGCGACCAAGCCAGATATCATCAAACAAGCACCACTCTACCTCGAACTGAAAAAACGAGGAGAAATGGTAATCCTCGCGCATACGGGTCAACACTACGACTACAATCTCTCCGAGGGTGTTCTCCAGGAATTTGGCATGACCGTCGATATCCAGCTCAATGTCTCAGGAAAACTCCATGAGAAATTTTCTCAGATTATCGAACGACTCGGGAATTTCCTCGTGAAGCTCTCTGGAGAATACGATAAAATCCCCGTTCCATACGTTCACGGAGATACGCTCACAGCTACAACTGCCGACAAGGCTGCATTTCTGAATAAGTTCGCTGTGGTTCACGTCGAGGCAGGAATCCGTACTTTCACACCGAACGAACATTTCTATCATCGTATCTTCACCGAGTACATGCATGGAGATTTCGATTGGGAAATGTACTATTCCTACATGCAGAATCACCGTATCTATGAGCTCGGAAGTATCGAGCCATATCCAGAGCAGTTCGACACACGAGGTGTTGAGCCTTCGACTGGATATTTTGCTGTACCGCACGAACTCTACAAGAGAACCCTGATCGATGAAGGATTCCAGGATGACCGTATCGAAGTCGTCGGCAATACGGTCGCTGATGCTGTACGACTTTCTTGTGAGAAAATCCCAACTTCGAAAGCATTTGACCTCTATCCGAATATGAAGGGGAAAAAACCGATTTTTATCACGATTCACCGTCGAGAAAATTGTGAAGTAAGAGAGCGTTTTCTTGCTATCTACAACGGGATAAAGAAACTCATCATCGAATGATATCCTGTCTGTTTTCTCGGGCTCAATGCCTCAGAAGCAGCAATCGACCGATACGAACTCCGCGCTGATATAGAATCACTTCGAGAAAAATATAAAGAGAACTTTGCCTATGGACCAGCATTTGCTCATCATCATGAAGTGATGGATATACTCACCCATGCTGGTTGCGTCATGACAGATTCTGGAAGTATGCAAGAAGAAGCCAATATCGTCGGACTCCCCTGTGTGACCGTCAGATTCGGGAGCGACCGAACCGAGACACTCCTCGCAGGAGCCAATGTCCTCGCTCCACCAGTCAATGCTCGTCTCATCGCTGACATCACCAAGTGAGCCTACGACAATCCGAACATGCGCAAGTGAAACCTCTACGGAGAAAACGTCAGTGAAAAAATCGTCAACTGAGTTCTAAAGCTCCTGAAGAAGGAATGAAAACTCTTCCGACTGGATCATGAGAGACTCGGAGTGGAAAAGTATTTTGATTGGACAATATAA